A region of Carassius auratus strain Wakin chromosome 23, ASM336829v1, whole genome shotgun sequence DNA encodes the following proteins:
- the LOC113041395 gene encoding L-rhamnose-binding lectin CSL3-like, with protein MFQSTMLVQKLSGITLLLLLCQHACFLSASGNAKRSVTCEGDSASLSCGSRFINVLRANYGRTNGRTCSAGKPPGQLSNVHCSSETSLQTMATQCNGKKSCSVQAVNSVFNDPCFGTYKYLEVSYECLKPKQHITCEGFRADITCGKGVISVYYANYGRRNLATCPHKFATSTHCNSDQTARMRSRCNGKKSCHVQASNSEFSDPCVGIYKYLEVTYSCIRV; from the exons atgtTCCAATCTACCATGCTGGTGCAAAAGCTAAGCGGAATCactt TATTGCTGTTGCTGTGTCAACATG caTGTTTCCTCTCTGCAAGTGGCAATGCAAAACGATCAGTGACCTGTGAAGGAGACTCTGCATCCCTCAGCTGTG GCTCTAGATTCATAAATGTCCTTCGTGCCAACTATGGACGGACTAATGGCAGAACTTGCTCTGCTGGGAAACCTCCTGGGCAGCTCTCAAATGTTCACTGCTCCTCAGAAACATCCCTCCAAACGATGGCCACACA GTGTAATGGGAAAAAAAGCTGTTCTGTTCAAGCAGTGAACTCCGTTTTCAATGATCCCTGTTTTGGGACCTATAAATACCTGGAAGTATCTTATGAATGTCTCAAACCTA AGCAGCACATAACTTGTGAAGGTTTCAGAGCTGACATTACCTGTG GGAAAGGTGTTATTTCCGTTTATTATGCCAATTATGGACGGCGGAATCTTGCAACCTGTCCTCATAAATTCGCAACTTCAACCCACTGTAACTCTGATCAGACTGCGCGTATGCGTTCCAG gtgcaatGGAAAGAAGTCTTGTCATGTACAAGCTTCAAATTCGGAGTTCTCTGATCCATGTGTAGGGATCTATAAGTACCTGGAAGTGACCTATTCCTGCATACGAGTTT AG